A single region of the Pseudomonadota bacterium genome encodes:
- a CDS encoding cobalt-precorrin-5B (C(1))-methyltransferase: MHPGRSGDFQSRSLSEVKSSLRCGFTTGAAASAAGVAAYLRSRRGEIPAVVELCFPDGRRRAIATNWRGGAEFAVVKDGGDDPDVTDKALILAKYLPVSAAALGPHDYLLEIGRAHLILRGGDGVGLCRRPGLDCAENHWAINPGPRKMLAANLARIGFGETPEWGLLTITVPEGGRLAQRTLNPRLGIVGGISILGTSGIVYPYSHKAYVKTIMVLVRALALAGGERLVLTTGGRTLRAAAERLPELDESCFVRIGDFIYDSLRAAQAQGLTQVVIACMPGKLCKYAAAYHNTHAANVDQTLAPLVEAFLAVGGDAATAAKLAACPAVRQALELIPAARLEACLGRLVERALGVLRDWFPTLHLRLLLFDFEGRLLLDRGSS; this comes from the coding sequence ATGCACCCGGGCCGGAGCGGTGATTTTCAAAGTCGGAGTTTAAGTGAGGTGAAGTCTTCGTTGCGCTGCGGATTCACGACCGGGGCGGCGGCCTCCGCCGCCGGTGTTGCGGCTTATCTGCGATCCCGGCGGGGAGAAATCCCGGCGGTTGTGGAGCTGTGTTTTCCGGATGGTCGGCGGCGGGCGATTGCGACCAACTGGCGGGGCGGGGCCGAATTCGCGGTCGTCAAGGACGGCGGCGATGATCCGGATGTCACCGATAAGGCCTTGATTCTGGCGAAGTATCTTCCGGTTTCCGCCGCGGCGCTGGGGCCGCATGACTACCTGCTTGAAATCGGTCGCGCTCATCTGATTCTGCGCGGCGGCGACGGCGTCGGTCTCTGCCGGCGGCCGGGGCTGGACTGCGCGGAAAACCACTGGGCGATCAATCCGGGCCCGAGGAAGATGCTGGCCGCCAACCTCGCCCGGATTGGTTTCGGTGAAACGCCGGAATGGGGTCTGCTGACCATCACGGTGCCGGAGGGTGGACGGCTGGCCCAAAGGACCCTGAACCCCCGGCTCGGGATCGTCGGAGGCATTTCCATCCTCGGAACTTCGGGCATCGTTTATCCTTACAGCCACAAGGCCTATGTCAAAACCATCATGGTTCTGGTCCGGGCCCTGGCCCTGGCCGGGGGCGAGCGGCTGGTGCTGACCACCGGCGGCCGGACGCTGCGAGCGGCCGCCGAACGGCTGCCGGAACTTGACGAAAGCTGTTTTGTCAGGATCGGGGATTTTATTTACGACAGCTTGCGGGCGGCGCAAGCACAAGGCCTGACGCAGGTGGTCATTGCCTGCATGCCGGGCAAGCTCTGCAAATACGCCGCCGCTTACCATAACACGCACGCCGCCAACGTCGACCAGACCCTGGCTCCGCTGGTCGAAGCTTTTCTCGCGGTCGGCGGCGATGCGGCAACGGCGGCAAAACTTGCGGCTTGTCCGGCCGTGCGTCAGGCCCTGGAACTGATTCCCGCGGCCCGGCTTGAAGCCTGTTTGGGTCGGCTGGTCGAGCGGGCCCTCGGGGTTTTGCGGGACTGGTTTCCGACTTTGCACCTGCGTCTGCTGCTCTTTGATTTCGAGGGCAGGCTGCTGCTGGACCGGGGAAGTTCCTGA